A segment of the bacterium genome:
TGGTGGATGCATATGAGGGGCCCAGCGCCCAGGATGCGCGCGTGGCCGGCGAGGCGCACGAGGCGGGACGCGCGATGGTCGTGGTGGCCAACAAGTGGGACCTGCTCAAGCAGTACGCCCAGCCGAATGAGGACCATCCGGAACTGAGCCCGCAGAAGGCCGAGAAGGCCCTCAAGAGCGATCTGCAGCGCCTGATCGGCCAGGAGATGCCCTTCGCCTCGTATGTGCCGCTCGTGTTCACCAGCGCCGTGACCGGGGAGGGGCTGCCGGAGTTGCTGCAGACGGTGCGGCAGGTGGCGGACAACTTCCGCCGCCGCATCGAGACAGGCAAGCTCAACCGCACGATCCGCGATGCCCTGGCCCGTCATGCGCCCCCGACGCGCAAGGGGAAGCAGCTCAAGATATACTACGCAACACAGGTACGGGCCGAACCACCCACCTTCGCGCTGTTCGTGAACGACCCGCAGCATGTCCATCTGTCGTACGAGCGCTACCTGGTGAACGTGCTGCGCCAGGAGTACGACTTCACCGGCACGCCGATCCGCATCTTCTGGCGCGCGCGCCGGCGGGAGGATGAGGAACGCTGAGCAACCCGTCTGTCGGTGTGGCGGCGATCATCGGCAGCTACCTGTTCGGCGGCGTCCCGATCGGGCTGCTGGTCGGGCGCGCTAGGGGCATTGACGACATCCGCAAGTACGGCAGCGGCAACATCGGGGCCAGCAACGTGCTACGGGTGATCGGCGTCAAGGCCGGGCTGTTCGTGTGGGCCATGGATGCCATGAAGGGGCTGCTGCCGGTGGTGGTGGCCCGCTACGCCGTGTTCCCGATGGTGGAGCCCGTGCCGGGCACAGGGGTCGTGGCGGGGGCGCCGGAGCGGCTGTGGTGGCTGGCGGCGGTGGCGCTGGCGGCGATGGTCGGGCACTGCTTCTCGCCCTATCTGAAGCTCACCGGGGGCCGGGGGGTGTCCACCAGCCTCGGCGTGATCCTCGGGCTGGACTGGCGCGTGGGTGTGATCTGCTTTGCCTGCTGGGTGGCCATCGTGGCCGTCACCCGCTACATCTCGCTGGGCTCGATGATCGCGTGTGCGCTGGCGGCGCCGATCCTGTGCCTGTTTGGCGCACCGGCTCCCTTCGCCGTGGCCATCGCGCTGGTGGCGCTGGTCGTCATCATCCGCCATATCCCCAACATCGGGCGCCTCCTGGCCGGCACCGAGCGCAAGATCGGCCAGAAGGAGCGCCCTGCCTCCGACACTGAGAGCGCATCGTGAGTAGTTCACAGCCCATCACTGCGGTGCTGGGGGCCGGGGCCTGGGGCACCACCCTCGCCTGCTTGCAGGCCGGGAAGGGCCGCAAAGTGCGGCTGTGGGCCCGGCGGCCGGAGTTCGCGGCGCAACTGGCGAGAGAGCGCGAGAACCGCGACTACTTGCCCGGCACTCCGCTGCCGGAGGCGGTCGCGGTCACCGGAGACTTGCGGGCGGCGCTCGAGGCTGCCGGTCAAGTGATCGTCGCAGTGCCCTCCCACGGGCTGCGGGAGGTCATGGGCCAGGCTGTCCCCCACCTCGCGCAGGGCGCGCTGGTCGTGTGCGCCACGAAGGGCCTGGAGCGGCCGTCCGGGCGGCGCATGAGCCAGGTGCTGGACGAGACGCTGGAGGACCGGGCGCCCCGCATCGTGGCGTTGTCGGGGCCCAACCTGTCGGCCGAGATCATCGCCGGGGAGCCCGCCGTCAGCGTGGCTGCCTCGGACGATATGGCGGCAGCCCTGGAGGCCCAGGAGTTGTTGTCAAATAGCCTCTTCCGCGTCTACACCAATTCTGATATAATAGGTGTCGAGCTTTGTGGGGCGATCAAGAACGTGATCGCCATCGGGGCGGGGATCGGCGACGGTCTGGGTTTTGGCAACAACGCCAAGGCTTCGTTGCTGACGCGGGGGATGGCGGAAATGAGGCGTCTGGGGCTGAAGCTGGGGGCCCAGGCGGACACCTTCGCCGGTATCGCGGGCATGGGTGATCTCATCGCCACCTGCCACAGCCACCATAGCCGTAACTGGACTGTGGGCTACCGCCTGGGGCGGGGTGAACGCCCCGACGAGATCACCGGTAGCCTGCACAGCGTGGCCGAGGGCATCTTCACAACCTTTGCGGCTCGCGACAAGGCGCGTGAGGTCGGGGTGGAAATGCCAATCACCGAGACGTTGGCGCGGGTCCTGGCGCAGGAGATCCCGCCTGCCGAGGCCGTGAAGTACCTGATGGCGCGGCGCTGGCGGGCGGAAGAGGAGTAGCGATTCAGGCTGACCTGTGGTCAGTCGGGATATCGGACCGGGCTGGCGAGCGGCTGCGGATATCACAGTTGGGAGGGCTCAAAGATGGCCGCAACGATGGGCAAAGCCGATGTCGCGGACATGGTCGCCGAGAAGACCGGCCTGAGCAAGAAGGATGCCGCTGCCGCACTGGAAGCCTGCATGGGCGTGATCACCGCCGCGCTCAAGCGGGGAGACAAGGTCCAACTGACGGGCTTCGGGGTGTTCGAGGTCCGCACGCGCAAGGCGCGCAAGGGCAAGAACCTGCGCACCGGCGCGACGATTGACATTCCGGCGAGCAAGGTGCCTGCCTTCAAGGCGGGCAAGGGGCTCAAGGACGCCGTCAAGTAGCATCGGCAGCAGCCGGCAGACGTCAGGGCACCACTTCGGGCGGTGTCGGCGGAATGACTGCCGGTCAAGAGTGTCGGGGCGTGGCGCAGTTTGGTTAGCGCGTTGGACTGGGGGTCCAAAGGTCGCTGGTTCGAGTCCAGTCGCCCCGACCATATTCTTCCTGTTAGTGACGCAGGCCAACAGGCGCCCAGGACCATAGCGGCCCTGGGCGTTTGTGGTTTGAGGTGCGGGCGTCTCGGCCTCCACGCCTCTGCGGGCTGGAAGCCCGCACTACGGGCCGGTGGCGGGCTGGAAGCCCGCACTACAGACTGTACGACAGAAGGGTTCCCTCCTCATGCCCAACTCCCCCGAACTGCTCGAGCAGACCTACAACCGCTACATGAAGCATGTCAGCCCCGGCATGGCCACGATCGTCCGGTTCATGGGTTTTGAGACGGTCGAGTGGCGCTCCGAGGGCTGCTATGTGTACGGCCCGGAGGGCGAGAAGTACCTGGACTGCCTCGGCGGCCCCGGGGTGTTCACCTTCGGCCATCGCCATCCACGGATCGTCGAGGCAGTGTCGCGGCAACTGCAGGAGATGCCGCTGTCCTCTCACCTGCTGCTCGACCCGGTGCTGGCCGAGGCGGCCGAGGCTGTCGCCGGGATCGCCCCCGGGGACCTGCAGTACTCGTTCTTCTGCAACTCGGGCGCGGAGGCCATCGAGGGGGCGCTGAAGATCGCCCGCATGTACACGCGCCGTCCGCACTTCGTCTGCGCCGTCAATGGCTTCCATGGCAAGACCTTCGGGGCGCTGAGCGCTTCGGGGCGCGACACGTACAAGACGCCGTTCGAGCCGCTGCTGCCGGGCTTCACCCACGTGCCCTTCGGCGACACCGAGGCGCTGCGGGCCGCGGTCAACGACCAGACGGCCGCGGTGCTGCTGGAGCCGATCCAGTGCGAGGCCGGGATCATCGTACCGCCGGAGGGCTACCTCCGGGCCGCGCGCGAGATCTGCGACGCCGCGGGGGCGCTGCTGATCCTCGACGAGATCCAGACCGGCTTCGGGCGCACCGGCGCGACCTGGGGCTGTGACCACGAGGGCGTGGCGCCCGACATGATGACCCTGGGCAAGGCGCTGGGGGGCGGCGTGGTGCCGGTGGGCGCGTTCATGGCCCGCCCGGAGATCTGGGAAGTGTTCCACGACAACCCCTACATCCACACCACGACGTTCGGCGGCAACCCCCTGGCCTGTCGGGCGGCCATCACC
Coding sequences within it:
- the plsY gene encoding glycerol-3-phosphate 1-O-acyltransferase PlsY, with amino-acid sequence MAAIIGSYLFGGVPIGLLVGRARGIDDIRKYGSGNIGASNVLRVIGVKAGLFVWAMDAMKGLLPVVVARYAVFPMVEPVPGTGVVAGAPERLWWLAAVALAAMVGHCFSPYLKLTGGRGVSTSLGVILGLDWRVGVICFACWVAIVAVTRYISLGSMIACALAAPILCLFGAPAPFAVAIALVALVVIIRHIPNIGRLLAGTERKIGQKERPASDTESAS
- a CDS encoding NAD(P)-dependent glycerol-3-phosphate dehydrogenase gives rise to the protein MSSSQPITAVLGAGAWGTTLACLQAGKGRKVRLWARRPEFAAQLARERENRDYLPGTPLPEAVAVTGDLRAALEAAGQVIVAVPSHGLREVMGQAVPHLAQGALVVCATKGLERPSGRRMSQVLDETLEDRAPRIVALSGPNLSAEIIAGEPAVSVAASDDMAAALEAQELLSNSLFRVYTNSDIIGVELCGAIKNVIAIGAGIGDGLGFGNNAKASLLTRGMAEMRRLGLKLGAQADTFAGIAGMGDLIATCHSHHSRNWTVGYRLGRGERPDEITGSLHSVAEGIFTTFAARDKAREVGVEMPITETLARVLAQEIPPAEAVKYLMARRWRAEEE
- a CDS encoding HU family DNA-binding protein translates to MGKADVADMVAEKTGLSKKDAAAALEACMGVITAALKRGDKVQLTGFGVFEVRTRKARKGKNLRTGATIDIPASKVPAFKAGKGLKDAVK
- a CDS encoding aminotransferase class III-fold pyridoxal phosphate-dependent enzyme, which produces MPNSPELLEQTYNRYMKHVSPGMATIVRFMGFETVEWRSEGCYVYGPEGEKYLDCLGGPGVFTFGHRHPRIVEAVSRQLQEMPLSSHLLLDPVLAEAAEAVAGIAPGDLQYSFFCNSGAEAIEGALKIARMYTRRPHFVCAVNGFHGKTFGALSASGRDTYKTPFEPLLPGFTHVPFGDTEALRAAVNDQTAAVLLEPIQCEAGIIVPPEGYLRAAREICDAAGALLILDEIQTGFGRTGATWGCDHEGVAPDMMTLGKALGGGVVPVGAFMARPEIWEVFHDNPYIHTTTFGGNPLACRAAITAVQVLQEEGIAELCRVRGAELLAGIGQVAAEYPELVREVRGKGLLVGVEFADADIGNLVIAGLAQEHILTAFTLNRPEVFRLEPPAVITSDEIAMVVAACGRAIQSTKELLQL